The following are encoded together in the Meriones unguiculatus strain TT.TT164.6M chromosome 16, Bangor_MerUng_6.1, whole genome shotgun sequence genome:
- the Brpf3 gene encoding bromodomain and PHD finger-containing protein 3 isoform X2 has translation MRKPRRKSRQNAEGRRSPSPYSLKCSPTRETLTYAQAQRIVEVDIDGRLHRISIYDPLKIITEDELTAQDITECNSNKENSEQPQLPAKSKKPSSKGKKKESCSKHASGTSFHLPQPSFRVVDTGSQPEAPPLPAAYYRYIEKPPEDLDAEVEYDMDEEDLAWLDMVNEKRRGDGYSSVSADTFELLMDRLEKESYLESRSSGAQQSLIDEDAFCCVCLDDECHNSNVILFCDICNLAVHQECYGVPYIPEGQWLCRCCLQSPSRPVDCVLCPNKGGAFKQTSDGHWAHVVCAIWIPEVCFANTVFLEPIEGIDNIPPARWKLTCYICKQKGLGAAIQCHKVNCYTAFHVTCAQRAGLFMKIEPMRETSLNGTTFTVRKTAYCEAHSPSLAAARRKGDSPRSLSEAGDEDGLKEGGGEEEEEEAVEEGQEGQGGVGSPLKGASKKNKMSSKQKIKKEPEEAGRETPSITVPMVTVPQIPSYRLNKICSGLSFQRKNQFMQRLHNYWLLKRQARNGVPLIRRLHSHLQSQRNAEQREQDEKTSAVKEELKYWQKLRHDLERARLLIELIRKREKLKREQVKVQQAAMELELMPFTVLLRTTLDLLQEKDPAHIFAEPVSLSEVPDYLEFISKPMDFSTMRRKLESHLYHTLEEFEEDFNLIVTNCMKYNAKDTIFHRAAVRLRDLGGAILRHARRQAENIGYDPERGTHLPESPKLEDFYRFSWEDVDNILIPENRAHLSPEVQLKELLEKLDLVSAMRSSGARTRRVRMLRREINALRQKLAQPPPPPLLPSLSKTASNGELPAGPQGAAAVPEQALQEDPEDDRDRDDSKLPAPPTLEPTGPAPSLSEQESPPDPPTLKPISNSKPSSRFLKSRKVEDDELLGKPALQLGSEPLQCLLSDNGIDRLSLINPDSPPGTPHSSVGRRTSVLFKKARNGVKLQRSPDGTLENGEDHGTVDCPASPASMEDEHYSRKRPRSRSCSDSEGERSPQQEEETGVTNGFGKHTESGSDSECSLGLSGALAFEAGSGLTPPKRSRGKPALSRVPFLEGVNGDSDHSGSDNRSQDAPGGPSAQWCPHSCPSTGRVEAGRAEAGRGWREALPCPLL, from the exons ATGAGGAAGCCTCGCCGAAAGTCCCGGCAGAATGCCGAGGGCCGGAGATCCCCATCCCCATACAGCCTGAAGTGCTCCCCCACACGGGAGACCTTGACGTACGCCCAGGCCCAGAGGATTGTGGAGGTCGACATCGACGGCCGCCTGCATCGCATCAGCATTTATGACCCGCTCAAGATCATCACTGAGGATGAGCTGACCGCTCAGGACATCACCGAATGCAATAGCAACAAGGAAAACAGTGAGCAGCCCCAGCTGCCCGCCAAGTCCAAGAAGCCCTCTTCTAAGGGCAAGAAGAAGGAGTCCTGCTCCAAGCATGCCTCCGGTACCTCCTTCCACCTCCCGCAGCCCAGCTTCCGCGTGGTGGACACAGGCAGCCAGCCCGAGGCGCCCCCGTTACCTGCTGCGTATTACCGCTACATTGAGAAGCCCCCGGAAGACCTGGACGCAGAGGTCGAGTATGACATGGACGAGGAGGACCTCGCCTGGCTAGACATGGTGAACGAAAAGCGGCGGGGCGACGGGTACAGCTCGGTGTCGGCAGACACCTTTGAGCTGCTGATGGACCGGCTTGAGAAGGAGTCCTACCTGGAAAGTCGGAGCAGCGGGGCTCAGCAATCGCTGATTGACGAGGACGCCTTCTGCTGCGTGTGTCTGGACGACGAATGCCACAACAGCAACGTCATCCTTTTCTGTGACATCTGTAACTTAGCTGTGCACCAGGAGTGCTACGGTGTTCCCTATATCCCAGAAGGCCAGTGGCTCTGCCGCTGCTGCCTGCAGTCTCCCTCTCGGCCCGTGGATTGTGTCCTGTGCCCCAATAAAGGTGGGGCCTTCAAACAGACCAGTGATGGCCACTGGGCCCACGTGGTCTGTGCCATCTGGATCCCTGAAGTCTGCTTCGCCAACACCGTGTTCCTAGAGCCTATCGAGGGCATTGACAACATTCCGCCTGCCCGCTGGAAACTGACCTGCTATATCTGCAAGCAGAAAGGGCTGGGTGCGGCCATCCAGTGCCACAAAGTCAACTGCTACACTGCCTTCCACGTGACATGCGCCCAGCGGGCCGGGCTCTTCATGAAGATCGAGCCCATGAGAGAAACCAGCCTCAACGGCACCACGTTCACGGTGCGCAAGACCGCCTACTGTGAGGCCCACTCGCCGAGCCTTGCCGCTGCCAGGAGAAAGGGCGACTCGCCCAGAAGCCTCAGCGAAGCCGGGGATGAAGATGGGCTGAAAGAGGGTGgcggggaggaggaagaggaagaagcagtggaggagggccaGGAAGGCCAGGGTGGAGTGGGCAGCCCCCTCAAGGGGGCTTCTAAGAAGAATAAGATGAGTTCAAAGCAGAAGATCaagaaggagccagaggaagcTGGCCGGGAGACACCCTCCATCACTGTCCCCATGGTCACTGTCCCACAGATACCCTCTTACAG GTTGAACAAGATCTGTAGTGGTCTCTCCTTTCAGAGGAAAAACCAGTTCATGCAGCGGCTGCACAACTACTGGCTGCTGAAACGGCAGGCCCGGAACGGCGTCCCCCTCATCAGGCGCCTGCACTCCCACTTACAGTCGCAGAGAAACGCCGAGCAG CGGGAGCAGGACGAGAAGACAAGTGCGGTGAAGGAGGAGCTGAAGTACTGGCAGAAGCTCCGCCATGACCTGGAGCGGGCGCGGCTGCTGATCGAGCTCATCCGCAAGCGGGAGAAGCTAAAGCGGGAGCAG GTCAAAGTGCAGCAGGCTGCCATGGAGCTGGAGCTGATGCCATTTACCGTTCTACTGAGGACAACTTTGGACTTGCTGCAGGAGAAGGACCCTGCGCACATCTTTGCTGAGCCCGTCAGCCTGAGTGAG GTTCCAGATTACCTGGAATTCATATCCAAGCCAATGGATTTTTCTACTATGAGGCGGAAGCTGGAATCTCACCTGTACCACACCTTGGAGGAGTTTGAGGAGGACTTTAACCTTATAGTTACCAACTGCATGAAGTATAATGCTAAAGACACAATTTTCCACCGAGCAGCTGTCCGCCTGCGGGACCTAGGAGGGGCCATCCTGCGGCATGCCCGGCGGCAGGCAGAGAACATCGGCTATGATCCCGAGAGGGGCACCCACTTGCCCGAATCACCCAAATTGGAAGACTTTTACCGATTCTCCTGGGAGGACG TGGATAACATCCTCATCCCAGAGAACCGGGCCCATCTGTCCCCAGAGGTGCAGCTGAAGGAGCTGCTGGAGAAACTGGATCTGGTGAGCGCCATGCGGTCCAGTGGGGCCCGCACCCGGCGTGTCCGCATGCTGCGCAGGGAGATAAATGCGCTTCGCCAAAAGCTGGCACAGCCACCGCCACCTCCACTGCTACCTTCACTGAGCAAGACCGCGTCTAATGGGGAGCTGCCAGCAGGACCTCAGGGGGCTGCAGCTGTGCCGGAGCAGGCCCTGCAGGAGGATCCGGAGGACGACAGGGACAGAG ATGATTCCAAATTGCCCGCCCCACCAACCCTGGAACCCACTGGGCCTGCACCTTCCTTGTCTGAACAGGAATCCCCTCCAGATCCCCCGACCCTAAAACCCATCAGTAACAGCAAACCTTCAAGCCGGTTCCTAAAGTCCCGGAAGGTGGAAGATGATGAGCTCTTGGGAAAGCCAGCCCTGCAGCTGGGGAGCGAGCCCTTGCAGTGCTTGCTTAGTGACAATGGCATCGATAGACTGTCTCTCATCAACCCTGACAGCCCCCCTGGCACCCCTCACAGCAGTGTGGGCCGCCGAACATCAGTCCTCTTCAAGAAGGCCAGGAATGGAGTTAAGCTACAGAGGAGTCCAGATGGGACCCTGGAGAATGGCGAGGACCATGGCACAGTGGACTGTCCTGCTTCTCCAGCCAGCATGGAGGATGAGCACTATTCCAGGAAGCGGCCAAGGAGCAGAAGCTGTAGTGACAGTGAAGGGGAGAGGTCCCCTcagcaggaggaagagacag gcGTGACTAACGGCTTTGGAAAACACACCGAGAGCGGGTCTGACTCGGAATGTAGTTTGGGTCTCAGTGGAGCTCTGGCGTTTGAAGCTGGCAG